One region of Mycobacterium riyadhense genomic DNA includes:
- a CDS encoding SDR family NAD(P)-dependent oxidoreductase produces MAEWTANDIPDQTGRTAVITGANTGLGFETAAALAAHGARVVLAVRNLDKGKQAAARIAAATPGAEVDLQELDLTSLESVRAAAAQLRSDHERIDLLINNAGVMYTPKSTTADGFEMQFGTNHLGHFAFTGLLLDRLLPVAGSRVVTVSSIGHRIRAAIHFDDLQWERRYSRVGAYGQSKLANLLFTYELQRRLAQGGRTIAAAAHPGGSNTELMRNLPRFLAAASVLLEPLAQDPEMGALPTLRAATDPAVRGGEYYGPDGFAEIRGYPKVVTSSAQSHDAGLQRRLWAVSEELTGVVYPVG; encoded by the coding sequence ATGGCCGAATGGACCGCCAACGACATTCCCGACCAAACCGGCCGCACCGCCGTCATCACCGGAGCTAACACCGGCCTCGGCTTCGAAACCGCAGCCGCGCTCGCTGCCCACGGCGCGCGCGTCGTGCTGGCCGTGCGCAATCTCGACAAGGGTAAGCAGGCCGCGGCGCGCATCGCCGCGGCCACTCCGGGCGCCGAAGTGGACCTGCAAGAGCTCGACTTGACCTCGCTGGAATCGGTGCGGGCCGCCGCGGCGCAGCTGCGGTCCGATCATGAGCGCATCGACTTGCTAATCAACAACGCGGGCGTGATGTACACACCAAAGTCGACGACCGCAGACGGTTTCGAGATGCAGTTCGGCACCAATCATTTGGGCCACTTCGCCTTCACCGGACTACTTCTGGATCGCCTGTTGCCGGTTGCGGGTTCGCGGGTGGTGACCGTCAGCAGCATTGGCCACCGCATCCGCGCCGCAATCCATTTCGACGACCTGCAGTGGGAACGCCGCTACAGCCGGGTCGGGGCCTACGGGCAATCCAAGCTTGCCAATCTGCTGTTCACCTATGAGTTGCAGCGCCGACTGGCCCAGGGCGGACGCACCATCGCGGCGGCGGCTCACCCGGGTGGCTCAAACACCGAGCTGATGCGTAACCTGCCCCGCTTCCTCGCCGCGGCGAGCGTGCTCCTGGAGCCCTTGGCTCAAGACCCCGAGATGGGGGCTCTGCCGACCTTGCGCGCCGCCACCGACCCGGCGGTGCGCGGCGGGGAGTACTACGGACCTGACGGATTCGCGGAGATACGCGGCTACCCAAAGGTCGTGACATCCAGCGCCCAGTCTCACGACGCCGGGCTGCAGCGACGGCTGTGGGCCGTCTCCGAAGAACTCACTGGGGTGGTCTATCCCGTCGGGTGA
- a CDS encoding IS110 family transposase has product MLFVGDDWAQDHHDVYLMDEAGARLAATRLPEGLTGIGQFHELLAEHADDPGEVIIGIETDRGMWVGALVAAGYQVYAVNPRSVARYRDRHGVSGAKSDAADAKLLADLVRTDRHNHRPLSADSSQGDAIQVLARAHQGLIWTRARQSATLRANLLQYYPAALEALPSLGDRDRDRDALAVLGRAPTPTQGARLSLSKIGSALKAGGRQRNIDERARQIQAALRTEQLAAPEAVTQACGAITSATVNVLIELTDQISQLETTLAEHCEKHPDADIYRSLPGLGVILSARVLGEFGDAPNRYTTAKSRKNYAGTSPLTVASGRQKLVRARYVRNDRLYDAIDRWAFAALQCSPGVRAYYDQHRAAGDTHHQALRALGNRLVGILHGCLRHQTLYNEDTAWAHRQLTAA; this is encoded by the coding sequence ATGTTGTTTGTTGGCGATGACTGGGCCCAAGACCATCACGACGTGTATCTGATGGACGAGGCTGGCGCACGTTTGGCCGCAACGCGATTACCTGAGGGGTTGACCGGGATCGGGCAGTTCCACGAGTTGCTCGCCGAGCATGCCGACGATCCCGGCGAGGTGATCATCGGGATCGAGACCGACCGCGGCATGTGGGTGGGTGCGCTGGTCGCGGCCGGTTATCAGGTGTACGCGGTCAATCCGAGGTCGGTGGCCCGGTACCGGGACCGCCATGGGGTTTCGGGCGCGAAATCCGATGCCGCTGATGCGAAGTTACTGGCCGATCTGGTCCGCACCGACCGCCACAACCACCGCCCACTCAGCGCCGATAGTTCGCAGGGCGACGCGATCCAGGTGCTGGCCCGTGCCCATCAGGGCCTGATCTGGACGCGGGCGCGCCAGTCGGCCACACTGCGCGCCAACTTGTTGCAGTACTATCCGGCGGCCCTAGAAGCGTTGCCCAGTCTGGGCGACCGGGATCGCGACCGCGACGCGCTGGCAGTGCTGGGCCGAGCTCCCACCCCCACACAAGGTGCCCGGTTGAGTCTTAGCAAAATCGGATCGGCGCTTAAAGCCGGTGGGCGCCAACGCAACATCGACGAACGCGCTCGCCAGATCCAAGCGGCCCTGCGCACCGAGCAACTGGCCGCCCCCGAGGCCGTCACACAGGCCTGCGGCGCCATCACCAGCGCCACCGTCAACGTGCTGATCGAACTCACCGATCAGATCAGCCAGTTGGAAACCACGCTGGCTGAGCATTGTGAAAAGCACCCGGACGCCGACATCTACCGCTCCCTGCCAGGACTTGGTGTCATCCTCAGCGCCCGGGTGCTCGGTGAGTTCGGGGACGCCCCGAACCGCTACACCACCGCCAAGTCTCGCAAAAACTACGCCGGCACATCACCGTTGACCGTCGCGTCGGGAAGACAAAAACTGGTGCGGGCCCGCTACGTCCGCAACGACCGCCTCTACGACGCCATCGACCGCTGGGCGTTCGCCGCCCTGCAATGCAGTCCCGGTGTGCGCGCCTACTACGACCAACACCGCGCCGCCGGCGACACCCACCACCAAGCCCTACGGGCCTTGGGTAACCGCCTCGTGGGCATCCTGCACGGTTGTCTACGTCACCAAACCCTCTACAACGAAGACACCGCCTGGGCCCACCGACAACTCACCGCCGCTTGA
- a CDS encoding FAD-binding protein: MTVEDSADVVVVGFGAAGACAAIAAREQGADVVALDRANGGGATAMSGGIIYAGAGTTVQNQAGVSDNFEQMLTYLRLEVGDAVSDETLAAFVRDSPEMIDWLIKYGVPFDSTLCPYKTSFPNNRYYLYHSGNENAGAFRCHTPPVQRGHRVKGRGTSGKKLYGPLAKSALALGVRFRPHTVVTRLVQDSSGRVTGVDTITMNYAPPRIRRWYAELAALSAKPGIYYPPLRRLMEHRLRRLEQRYARPVRVHARRAVIICAGGFIANTEWIHRFAPQYVNGLQLGTSGDDGSGIALAQSAGAVVERMNNISAWRFITPPSAFISAIIVDERGQRIIDESRYGAAVGQAMLRNHNGKGWLLADAALMRAARRQMIRQPLWFQRAQSAALMCADSVKASSVRGVALAAGIDPEGLSATVKTHNDAFDSEAPDPAGKPAEFVRPISQPPYTLLNISVRRSLLNPTPMLTLGGIRVDEATGAVVNESGAPIPGLFSAGRTAIGICSNSYVSGLSLADCVFAGRRAGTHAAQTASG; this comes from the coding sequence GTGACCGTTGAAGATTCCGCCGACGTTGTGGTGGTCGGCTTTGGCGCGGCGGGTGCATGCGCGGCCATCGCCGCCCGCGAACAGGGCGCCGACGTCGTCGCGCTAGACCGTGCCAACGGCGGCGGTGCCACCGCAATGTCGGGCGGAATTATCTACGCCGGCGCCGGCACGACAGTTCAGAACCAGGCCGGTGTCAGCGATAACTTCGAGCAGATGCTGACCTACCTTCGCCTCGAAGTGGGCGACGCCGTCAGCGACGAGACCTTGGCAGCATTCGTGCGCGACAGCCCGGAAATGATTGACTGGCTGATCAAATACGGCGTCCCATTCGATTCCACGTTGTGTCCCTACAAGACATCCTTTCCCAACAATCGCTACTACCTGTATCACTCGGGCAACGAAAATGCCGGAGCATTCCGCTGCCACACCCCGCCCGTGCAGCGCGGACACCGTGTGAAGGGAAGGGGCACCTCCGGTAAGAAGCTGTACGGGCCGCTGGCTAAATCTGCACTGGCCCTTGGTGTTCGGTTTCGCCCGCACACCGTCGTGACGCGGCTGGTCCAGGATTCGTCCGGCCGGGTCACCGGGGTGGACACGATCACAATGAACTACGCTCCGCCGCGTATCCGCCGGTGGTACGCCGAGCTGGCGGCCCTTTCGGCCAAACCCGGCATCTACTACCCACCGCTGCGCCGGTTGATGGAACACCGCCTCCGTAGGCTCGAGCAACGCTACGCGCGGCCGGTGCGGGTCCACGCGCGACGCGCGGTAATCATCTGCGCCGGCGGCTTTATCGCAAACACCGAATGGATCCACCGGTTTGCGCCGCAATACGTCAATGGGCTCCAATTGGGGACCAGCGGTGACGATGGCAGCGGCATCGCGCTTGCGCAGAGCGCCGGTGCGGTCGTAGAGCGGATGAACAACATTTCGGCTTGGCGCTTCATCACGCCGCCGAGCGCATTCATCAGCGCCATCATCGTCGATGAGCGGGGGCAGCGCATCATCGACGAGAGCCGATACGGCGCGGCGGTCGGGCAGGCCATGCTGCGAAACCACAACGGTAAGGGATGGCTGCTCGCCGATGCCGCGCTGATGCGAGCGGCTCGACGCCAAATGATCAGGCAGCCATTGTGGTTTCAGCGCGCGCAGTCCGCGGCGCTGATGTGTGCGGACTCGGTAAAGGCTTCCTCTGTGCGTGGAGTCGCATTGGCTGCCGGCATTGATCCAGAAGGACTCTCGGCGACGGTCAAAACGCACAACGATGCCTTTGACTCCGAGGCGCCGGACCCAGCCGGGAAACCTGCCGAATTTGTTCGCCCGATATCGCAGCCACCCTATACGCTCCTGAACATCTCGGTGCGGCGAAGCCTGCTCAATCCCACGCCGATGCTCACCCTCGGCGGTATCCGAGTCGATGAGGCCACTGGAGCTGTGGTCAACGAATCCGGCGCGCCGATTCCTGGCCTATTCAGCGCGGGACGCACCGCAATCGGGATCTGCTCGAATTCCTACGTCAGCGGGCTATCGCTGGCCGACTGCGTCTTCGCCGGGCGACGTGCCGGGACGCACGCCGCTCAGACGGCATCCGGTTGA
- a CDS encoding aromatic ring-hydroxylating oxygenase subunit alpha, with protein sequence MKAAAGNPTRTRDEDAIGTPPASPTLVPAERYYSPAFAALEVERMWPKVWQIACMVDHVGQPGDYFEYRCGPYGVLIVRDDDGALRAFQNACRHRGNSLCVGSGSGLREIKCGYHGWTWDLAGVLRRVPNRKGFGSLRMSDFPLVPARVEVWEGLVFVNLDVNAMPLLEYLEEVPDDIAWCKLGEFRCYATLTVEVEANWKTIADGYSETYHIQTLHPELLRCVDDVHAPQRIWGHTGKSDQPYGVQSPRFDGALSDEEVWDAYVYTQGALMGTAEGTPFPADERRPGQTVQDVIAARTRAFAATRGVDLDWADTDRITRLHQYNVFPNMTFLANADHLTIMCSRPGPDPDHGELVMFLMTRLPPGAPRHKPTDLRMSAAEAEPGVVLTQDIQVLPGLQRGLHQPGFTHLMLSSEERRVINMHRNLERYLDLPVSERMADGGPSVPA encoded by the coding sequence ATGAAAGCAGCTGCCGGCAATCCGACCCGCACCCGCGACGAGGACGCGATCGGCACCCCGCCCGCATCGCCGACGCTGGTGCCGGCCGAGCGCTATTACTCTCCGGCGTTCGCCGCGCTGGAGGTCGAACGGATGTGGCCGAAGGTGTGGCAGATCGCCTGCATGGTCGACCACGTTGGGCAACCGGGTGACTACTTCGAATACCGCTGTGGGCCATACGGAGTCCTGATCGTCCGCGATGACGACGGTGCACTGCGCGCATTCCAGAATGCCTGTCGCCACCGCGGCAATTCGCTATGCGTGGGCTCGGGCTCGGGACTGCGCGAGATCAAATGCGGCTACCACGGCTGGACGTGGGATCTGGCGGGTGTACTTAGACGAGTGCCTAACCGCAAGGGCTTCGGCTCACTGCGAATGTCCGATTTCCCGCTGGTGCCGGCGCGGGTCGAGGTGTGGGAGGGTCTTGTCTTCGTCAACCTCGACGTCAACGCGATGCCGTTGCTCGAGTACCTGGAGGAGGTGCCCGACGACATCGCCTGGTGCAAACTCGGCGAATTCCGCTGCTACGCCACGCTTACGGTCGAGGTCGAGGCCAATTGGAAGACCATCGCGGATGGCTACAGCGAGACCTACCATATTCAAACACTGCATCCGGAGTTGCTGCGCTGCGTCGACGATGTCCATGCACCACAACGGATCTGGGGCCACACCGGCAAGTCCGATCAGCCGTACGGCGTCCAGAGCCCACGCTTTGACGGCGCGTTGAGCGACGAAGAAGTGTGGGACGCCTACGTTTACACGCAAGGCGCGCTCATGGGTACAGCCGAAGGCACCCCGTTCCCCGCGGACGAACGCCGTCCCGGGCAGACGGTTCAGGACGTGATTGCGGCACGCACCAGAGCGTTTGCGGCTACCCGCGGAGTCGATCTCGACTGGGCCGACACCGACCGGATTACCCGGCTGCACCAGTACAATGTGTTCCCCAACATGACCTTTTTGGCCAACGCCGACCACTTGACGATCATGTGCTCGAGGCCCGGCCCCGATCCCGATCATGGCGAGCTGGTCATGTTCCTGATGACACGGCTGCCGCCCGGCGCGCCGCGCCACAAGCCGACGGACCTGCGAATGTCCGCCGCGGAAGCAGAGCCGGGTGTCGTTCTTACACAAGACATCCAGGTGCTCCCGGGCTTACAGCGCGGCCTGCACCAACCCGGCTTCACCCACCTGATGCTGTCCAGTGAGGAGCGACGCGTGATCAACATGCACCGCAACCTCGAGCGTTACCTCGACCTACCCGTATCCGAGCGGATGGCCGACGGCGGACCCTCGGTGCCGGCGTAG
- a CDS encoding N-acyl-D-amino-acid deacylase family protein codes for MFDLKIIGGTVVDGTGAPRFQADIGIKDGTIVEVGRRDANDPTMAGEAAQTIDATGHVVAPGFVDIHTHYDGQVSWDSMLEPSSGHGVTTVVTGNCGVGFAPVRPGTEEWLIKLMEGVEDIPGTALTEGITWGWETYPEYLDAIGNQKFSIDVGSQIAHGAVRGYAMGERGARNEPATPDDIAAMSRLVTEAMEAGALGFSTSRTLAHRAMDGEPVPGTFAAEEELFGLGRAMAAGGQGVFELAPQGAAGEDIVGPKKELEWMRRLGGEIDRPLSFALIQVDADPNLWREQLDLSADAHAAGSRLYPQIAARPFGMMIGFAGHHGFSHRPTYRRLKEECGREELARRLADPTVKAAILSEDDLPIDPTVLFDGMFAFVQHSLDRLYALGDPPDYEPTPDRTVAAIARARGEDPLATLYDLMLESNATAMLMLPLFNYADGNHDAIREMMLHPAGVLGLSDGGAHCGMICDASYPTFLLTHWARDRHRGEKLPLEYVIRKQSHDTAQLFGLTDRGTIEVGKKADINVIDMDALTLHPAAMAYDLPAGGRRILQGASGYAATIVSGTVTRRNGVDTGARPGRLVRGAR; via the coding sequence ATGTTCGACCTGAAGATCATCGGCGGCACTGTCGTCGACGGCACCGGCGCGCCGCGCTTTCAAGCCGACATCGGAATCAAGGACGGCACGATCGTCGAGGTCGGCCGCCGCGATGCCAACGACCCCACGATGGCCGGCGAGGCGGCGCAGACAATCGACGCCACCGGTCATGTGGTGGCGCCCGGCTTCGTCGACATTCACACCCACTACGACGGTCAAGTGAGCTGGGACAGCATGCTGGAGCCCTCCAGCGGTCATGGGGTCACGACAGTGGTCACCGGCAACTGCGGCGTCGGTTTTGCCCCGGTGCGGCCCGGTACCGAGGAGTGGCTGATCAAGTTGATGGAAGGTGTGGAAGACATTCCGGGTACCGCACTCACCGAGGGGATCACCTGGGGCTGGGAGACCTATCCCGAGTACCTCGATGCTATTGGCAACCAGAAGTTTTCGATCGACGTCGGCAGCCAGATCGCCCACGGCGCGGTTCGCGGCTACGCGATGGGTGAGCGCGGCGCCCGCAACGAACCCGCTACGCCCGACGACATTGCCGCAATGAGCCGGCTGGTTACCGAAGCGATGGAAGCTGGCGCGCTTGGGTTTTCGACGTCCCGCACGCTGGCTCACCGGGCGATGGACGGCGAACCCGTGCCCGGCACGTTCGCCGCCGAGGAGGAGTTGTTCGGCCTTGGCCGCGCCATGGCGGCCGGTGGACAGGGCGTCTTCGAGCTCGCCCCACAAGGCGCCGCTGGCGAGGACATCGTCGGCCCGAAAAAGGAACTGGAATGGATGCGCCGGTTGGGCGGTGAAATCGACCGACCGCTCTCGTTCGCTCTCATCCAAGTGGATGCCGACCCGAACCTCTGGCGAGAGCAGCTGGACCTCTCGGCCGACGCACATGCGGCAGGCAGTCGGCTGTATCCGCAGATCGCGGCGCGTCCCTTCGGAATGATGATCGGATTTGCCGGTCATCACGGCTTCAGCCATCGGCCCACCTACCGTCGGCTCAAGGAAGAATGCGGCCGCGAAGAGCTCGCGCGGCGCCTCGCAGACCCCACGGTCAAGGCCGCGATCCTGTCCGAAGACGACCTGCCCATCGACCCAACCGTGCTGTTCGACGGCATGTTCGCCTTCGTGCAGCACTCGCTGGATCGTCTCTATGCGCTCGGTGACCCGCCAGACTACGAGCCGACACCCGATCGCACCGTTGCCGCGATCGCCAGGGCGCGCGGCGAAGATCCGCTGGCGACCCTCTACGACCTCATGCTCGAGTCGAACGCCACCGCCATGTTGATGCTGCCGCTGTTCAACTACGCCGACGGCAACCACGACGCGATCCGGGAGATGATGCTGCATCCCGCCGGCGTGCTGGGGCTGTCCGACGGGGGCGCGCATTGCGGAATGATATGTGACGCTTCCTATCCCACGTTCCTGCTGACTCACTGGGCGCGGGACCGGCACCGGGGCGAGAAGCTGCCGCTGGAATACGTGATCCGCAAACAGTCCCACGACACGGCCCAGCTGTTCGGTCTCACCGACCGGGGCACGATCGAGGTCGGCAAGAAGGCCGACATCAATGTGATCGACATGGACGCATTGACACTGCATCCCGCGGCCATGGCCTACGATCTGCCGGCCGGTGGGCGCCGAATCCTGCAGGGCGCAAGCGGATACGCGGCGACGATCGTCAGCGGAACGGTTACCCGCCGCAACGGTGTCGACACCGGGGCACGTCCCGGCCGTCTGGTGCGCGGGGCGCGTTAA
- a CDS encoding FAD-dependent monooxygenase, giving the protein MREHAVVIAGAGPTGLMLAGELALAGADVAVVERRTARDLTGSRAGGLSPRTIEVLDQRGIADRFLAEGTIGQYGHFSGIFFDVSDLPTRHNYGLGLLQYRVENILAEWIAELGVPIHYGRVVTGFTQDSAGVDVTVSDGTTLRATYLVGCDGGRSLIRKTAGIAFPGWDPSTSCLVADVKMTEKPPLGLHRDGGFHSFFEFEGEDTIRVMVTEPHVGTTGEPALADISNALTAARGTDYGLRSATWISRFTDATRQAATYRDRRVLLAGDAAHIHFPIGGQGLNTGIQDAVNLGWKLAQVVNGTSGAELLDTYHAERHPVAARVLHNTMAQTALNGPGERIDALRDTVAELLGMKEPRTRIAEMMCGLDIHYDCGAGHPLLGRRMPDLDLGTPDGFTRLFTLLHQARGLLLNFGCPWDFDVTRWAHRVSALDAHYTGGWQLPVFGEVAAPDAVLVRPDGYVAWVGDSTTSGLPEALETWFA; this is encoded by the coding sequence ATGCGTGAACACGCTGTAGTGATCGCAGGCGCCGGCCCGACCGGGCTGATGCTGGCCGGCGAACTGGCACTCGCGGGAGCCGACGTCGCTGTGGTCGAGCGACGCACCGCGCGCGATCTGACTGGTTCGCGCGCTGGTGGCCTGTCGCCGCGAACTATCGAGGTGCTCGATCAGCGTGGCATCGCCGACCGGTTTCTCGCCGAAGGCACTATCGGCCAATATGGCCACTTCTCAGGGATATTCTTTGACGTCTCCGACTTGCCGACCCGGCACAATTACGGGCTCGGACTGCTGCAATACCGCGTCGAGAACATCCTTGCCGAGTGGATCGCCGAGCTGGGCGTGCCCATTCACTACGGCCGGGTGGTCACCGGCTTCACCCAAGACTCCGCCGGTGTCGACGTCACAGTGTCGGACGGGACGACGCTGCGAGCCACATACCTCGTGGGGTGCGACGGAGGCCGCAGTTTGATTCGTAAGACGGCCGGCATCGCATTCCCCGGATGGGATCCCTCCACCAGCTGCCTGGTCGCCGACGTCAAGATGACCGAGAAGCCACCCTTGGGGCTGCATCGGGACGGCGGATTTCACTCGTTCTTCGAATTCGAAGGCGAAGACACCATACGGGTGATGGTGACCGAACCGCACGTCGGAACCACCGGCGAACCCGCTCTGGCCGACATTAGCAACGCGCTCACCGCTGCGCGTGGCACCGATTATGGATTACGCAGTGCCACTTGGATTTCCCGTTTCACCGATGCAACACGGCAGGCCGCAACCTACCGCGATCGGCGGGTGCTGCTGGCCGGAGACGCTGCACATATCCACTTTCCGATCGGCGGGCAAGGTCTCAACACGGGGATACAGGACGCGGTGAACCTGGGGTGGAAACTGGCTCAAGTCGTCAACGGCACGTCCGGTGCCGAACTGCTCGACACATATCACGCCGAGCGACATCCCGTCGCCGCCCGGGTGCTGCACAACACCATGGCCCAAACCGCACTCAACGGGCCCGGTGAACGCATCGACGCACTGCGCGACACCGTGGCCGAACTTCTCGGCATGAAGGAACCTCGCACACGGATCGCCGAGATGATGTGCGGCCTTGACATCCATTACGACTGCGGCGCGGGCCACCCGCTCCTTGGTCGCCGCATGCCGGACCTCGACCTGGGAACCCCCGACGGTTTCACGAGGCTGTTCACGCTCCTGCATCAGGCCCGGGGGCTACTTCTGAACTTCGGTTGCCCGTGGGATTTTGACGTCACGCGCTGGGCCCATCGGGTATCGGCACTCGACGCCCACTACACCGGAGGCTGGCAACTCCCGGTGTTCGGCGAGGTCGCAGCCCCCGATGCGGTGTTGGTCCGACCCGACGGTTACGTCGCTTGGGTGGGCGACAGTACCACCTCAGGACTGCCTGAAGCGCTCGAGACGTGGTTCGCGTAA
- a CDS encoding DUF5078 domain-containing protein → MARYVALLGALLVILVIGATAEPKIAAADSTEDFPIPRRMIATTCDAEQILAATRDTSPVYYQRYMIDYNNHPNVQQAVQDKAHWFFSLSAADRRDYSEHFYNGDPLWFAWPNHMKIFFNNKGVVAKSTEACNNYPAGDMSVWNWA, encoded by the coding sequence ATAGCCCGCTATGTAGCCCTGCTTGGGGCCCTGTTGGTGATCCTCGTCATCGGCGCCACGGCCGAACCTAAGATCGCCGCCGCCGATTCCACGGAGGACTTCCCGATTCCCCGCAGGATGATCGCAACCACCTGCGACGCCGAACAGATCCTGGCGGCAACCAGGGACACCAGCCCGGTCTACTACCAGCGCTACATGATCGACTACAACAACCACCCCAACGTCCAGCAAGCCGTCCAAGACAAGGCGCACTGGTTTTTCTCGCTGTCCGCCGCCGACCGCCGGGATTACTCCGAACACTTCTACAACGGCGACCCACTGTGGTTCGCGTGGCCCAACCACATGAAAATCTTCTTCAATAACAAGGGCGTCGTCGCCAAGTCCACCGAGGCCTGCAACAACTACCCCGCGGGCGACATGTCGGTATGGAACTGGGCATAG